The Bacillus sp. (in: firmicutes) genome includes a window with the following:
- a CDS encoding DNA-binding protein, translating to MILDKEIDKYMSVAEAAYRWNVKKETIKNKLKPAFPVAWEQTEAMIEQGLLKYFQHPEGKYKEWTISSAAMEKWFGPEKNNFKR from the coding sequence ATGATATTGGATAAAGAAATAGATAAGTACATGTCGGTTGCGGAAGCAGCCTACCGTTGGAATGTAAAGAAGGAAACTATTAAAAATAAACTTAAACCAGCGTTCCCTGTAGCCTGGGAACAAACAGAAGCCATGATTGAACAAGGATTACTAAAATATTTTCAACATCCAGAAGGAAAATATAAAGAATGGACCATAAGCTCAGCTGCTATGGAAAAATGGTTTGGTCCTGAAAAAAATAATTTTAAACGTTAG
- a CDS encoding flavodoxin, whose translation MKILIVFTSSHGTTEKAAYILSTLLDGEVDIVDLRVNASQDVMVYDAVIIGASIHAGSISRKVKHFITKNQDELASKKIGLFLCCMWEGEVAQEQFEQSFPKQLRDLSVSNGLFGGEFIFEKMNFIEKQIVRIVNGATEDVSKLDVESIKVFANKFNAVIPCGV comes from the coding sequence ATGAAGATTTTAATAGTTTTTACTTCTTCTCATGGGACTACTGAAAAAGCAGCATATATACTGAGCACCCTTTTGGATGGGGAAGTAGATATAGTTGATTTACGTGTAAATGCATCTCAAGATGTAATGGTATATGATGCAGTTATTATTGGTGCATCTATACATGCAGGTTCTATTTCACGCAAAGTAAAACATTTTATAACAAAAAATCAGGACGAATTAGCTTCCAAAAAAATTGGCCTTTTCCTTTGCTGTATGTGGGAAGGAGAGGTTGCTCAAGAACAGTTTGAACAGTCATTTCCTAAACAGTTGCGGGATCTTTCGGTATCCAATGGACTATTTGGTGGTGAATTTATTTTCGAGAAGATGAATTTCATCGAAAAGCAGATTGTCAGAATAGTGAATGGTGCAACAGAAGATGTATCAAAGCTTGATGTTGAATCAATTAAGGTCTTTGCAAATAAATTTAATGCTGTT
- a CDS encoding protein prkA yields the protein MHEDPLHMIPPNLREDFYKQYGIRIEGNLSPLNMMRVEEEYGGRIEDVIVERIFFSENKRIGIGTFSPSDPKSQDIADLTGSIDFSTIAEFGSESDPRAYRFDGELNKANRGMMEFQEMLKCDEKFLWHLLSLTQEGNFKAGRFALISADELIIAHTNEAEYRSFISNKKNEALHSRIIVMPVPYNLSYSEEERIYEKMINESEMAHVHIAPHTLKVAAMFTILTRLKDSKKGGIDLVKKMRLYDGEIIEGFNDVDVEEMRREHVDEGMKGIDPRYVINRISSAIIRKDAPSINALDVLRSLKDGLDQHASITNEDRERFMNFISVARREYDEIAKKEVQKAFVYSYEESAKTLMDNYLDNVEAFCNKNKIRDPLTGEEMNPDEKLMRSIEEQIGISENAKKAFREEILIRISAYARKGKRFDYNSHERLREAIQKKLFADLKDIVKITTSSKTPDEQQLKKINEVVATLIDEYGYNSTSANELLRYVGSLLNR from the coding sequence ATGCATGAAGATCCCCTCCATATGATCCCGCCTAATCTTCGAGAGGATTTTTACAAGCAATATGGCATCCGAATTGAAGGGAATCTTTCACCATTAAATATGATGAGGGTTGAAGAGGAGTATGGTGGGCGCATCGAAGATGTAATCGTTGAGAGAATCTTTTTTTCAGAAAATAAGCGGATTGGGATTGGGACATTTAGTCCATCCGATCCAAAATCACAGGATATTGCCGATTTAACAGGAAGCATCGACTTTTCCACGATTGCCGAATTCGGCTCTGAATCAGATCCACGCGCCTACCGTTTTGACGGCGAACTGAATAAAGCAAACCGTGGGATGATGGAATTCCAAGAGATGTTAAAATGTGATGAAAAGTTTCTATGGCATTTGCTCTCATTAACGCAAGAAGGGAATTTCAAAGCAGGCCGTTTTGCATTGATTAGTGCAGATGAATTAATTATCGCTCATACAAATGAAGCGGAATACCGCTCGTTTATCTCCAATAAGAAAAATGAAGCGTTGCACTCTCGAATTATCGTCATGCCTGTTCCTTACAACTTAAGCTATAGTGAGGAAGAGCGGATTTACGAGAAAATGATTAATGAAAGTGAAATGGCCCATGTTCATATTGCCCCGCATACTTTAAAAGTCGCTGCTATGTTTACAATTTTAACCCGTTTGAAGGATTCTAAAAAAGGTGGGATAGACCTTGTAAAGAAAATGAGGCTTTATGATGGAGAAATTATCGAAGGTTTTAATGATGTTGATGTTGAAGAAATGAGAAGAGAGCATGTGGATGAAGGAATGAAGGGGATTGACCCGCGCTATGTCATCAACCGCATCTCTTCAGCTATTATTCGCAAGGACGCCCCATCAATCAATGCATTGGACGTGTTACGCTCGTTGAAGGATGGTCTAGATCAGCATGCATCGATAACAAATGAAGATAGAGAACGATTCATGAATTTCATTTCTGTTGCCCGCAGGGAGTATGACGAAATTGCAAAGAAGGAAGTTCAAAAAGCGTTCGTATACTCATATGAGGAATCAGCTAAAACATTAATGGATAATTATCTCGATAATGTAGAGGCATTTTGTAATAAAAACAAGATTCGCGATCCATTAACTGGTGAAGAAATGAATCCAGATGAAAAATTAATGCGTTCAATTGAAGAGCAAATCGGAATCTCTGAAAATGCGAAAAAAGCATTCCGTGAAGAGATTCTTATCAGAATTTCAGCCTATGCCCGTAAAGGAAAGCGCTTTGACTACAATTCACACGAAAGACTCCGTGAAGCCATCCAGAAAAAGCTGTTTGCAGATTTAAAAGATATTGTAAAAATTACAACATCATCGAAAACACCGGATGAACAGCAGCTTAAGAAAATCAATGAAGTTGTCGCAACTTTGATTGATGAATATGGCTATAATTCAACATCGGCGAATGAACTGCTACGGTATGTGGGAAGCTTGTTAAATAGATAG